AAAATGATTTTgttattcaaattttttattgcatTTATGGCTtctttcatattataaaaagtaaCAAATCCAGATCCTCGCGACTTACTTCTTCtatcttttaatattattaatgaaTCACATTTTCCAAAATTACTAAACAAAGTATGCATGTCTTTTTCTGTTGTTATTGGTGCTAAATTAccgaaaaataattttattacaatatcatcattttcatttatctCATTCACTTTAATCGTAGTGCTATCCTTTGATTTCATTATATCATAAGGCATATTCATGTTTACATCTTCGAACATAGACAtctgttttaaaaatagcaTATTATCAccaccatttttattatgtattcCATTAGACATTGcatttgttatattattagaGTTGTCACTAAGCATGGCATTGTGCATTTCACTATCTGTAACATTCAATAGTACACTGTTCGTGTCATTATAAAGGCCATTATTCGCATCACTATGTAATGCACTAACTATGCCTGTAGatattgaattatttacacCATTATTCCCATTGTTATCATGCATAAAACAACTAACGTAATGGGTATCTCTTCTTTCATTTAATGTGTAATTCTCAAAATTATCcatatcatttttgttttgatatgtatttttttttgaaaatacatttttcattaatgaATTTGGTATTTTAATGCCATCCATTTGAACATTACTGATATGTGTATTCATATGATCATTTGAATAGtctttattatacataaaattttcattcgtatgtataaaattattactatGCATTGTTTGGGGTATATAATTAACATTTtgcaataatatatcattattattttgtaacaAAAAGGCGTCTTTTAAGTTATCATTCGAAATATTACTAGTTTCTTCATTCGTATTTATACtactataaatataatcttTACGCATATGACTTTGCTCGCTATTTATGTCATCCATCAATAGTTcgttcatattattttcattaaaataatcatCTTTCGTATTATTtctaattattttattatttttctccataaaatttatattttttattttatttgatattaATTCCTTTCTATGAACACCTTTGCAGAAATTAATTCTTAAAACATTGTCTTTCCTTGCATTAATGCTATCAATATTGTTAATATGGTTATTcctaatattattatcattacgATTAATGAGAGAATTGTTATTGATGCTACAGATAttcttattaatatttttgctaTGGTTgctgttatttttatactcTCCTTTTCTGAAGCACTCCTTTTTACCATCCGATTTTTCCAAATTCTCAATAGTAAAATAATCATCAtaaatcatattatttgcatatattcTTTCATCGGTATTGCttctcaaaaaaaattctgatttattttttatgtgttCTATATTGGGGTAGAAATGTCTTTGATTGCTATTCAGGTAAAAAATTTCTTTCAAAttgttgtatttttttaacttgcTTGGGTTATTTTCTATTCTATGAATTTTGCaattttctttcttttcatGGAGATTTTTTGGGCTTATTTGCATTATATTCTTGGTATCACATCTGTACATATTATTGCCACTCATTCTATAActgttcatattattaacacctatattgttattaatattattacttaTGTCCCTATTAGGCCCTTTACTAAATGCATTACTGAATGCACTGTTTAGAGAATTATTCTGGGgtattttacttttaaaatcatttatatatgaattcTTGTCTCTATATTCCTTCTCAATATCTTgattattaaaatgatGATCTACATTATCATTTCTATTTTggttattcattttttcccCATCTTTCATTGAaactaaattatttttttttatattattaaattcattATGGCTGAACacattcatatttatattttccacaacattatcattatttctattcacttcatatttattacattcGTTATTATTTGCTGAATAACTTAGcttttcttcatttgtaaaaataaaattttcgattttctgatttattcttttattttcctgAGACTCTCCATAAAAGAATTcatgttttaataaattcttcttttcatttaatagtGTCTCAactattttgttttcatcTTCATAagttatttcatttttttttctgccATTATTTGTGCCATTTTTATGATCATTCATTATTGGCTCATTTTGAATTGCATGGGTTTTTTGCCCAGGCAACACTAcagcattattatttttaccaTTAGCAttcttataatttatgcaattattataattgcTATTGGGGTAATTTCCATAATTGCTATAATTTTTAGGTCGTTTTAATTCAATATCATCCTTACTATTGTTAgaaaattcttttttattttgaactTCTGCATTGGTTGTCGCATATTTATAGTGACAACTATTTTGTAGATGACTTTCTTCTGTGTTTCTATATGACTTCATAGAATTTGCATTAAGTGTTCTAGTTATTTCcctatgtatatattttcttgaCTCTTCAAAATgttcattatcattatgATTGCTATTATCAATAAATTTCTTAAAATTaggataatttaaaaaatcttCATTCATATTGTCACTTGAGCTATTTTCATTTGGCTCATAAAATGTGctcttcatttttatcaataaaaaggttgcaaaaaaatgaatgaaAAAAGGAAGTATAAAGGGAAAActgtaatatataaaatacaaaatatataaaatctAGAGATGCATtgtataaaagaaaaaaataataagcaactatgaaatacaaaaataatggaataatacaaaaattatgtgCAATTGTGTCTAAGTATGCATATGATAAGTGTAAATCAATACAAtactattttaataatatactttATGTATCGTCttaatttatgaatattcCGACAACACTTAAATTCTACATTATTAAAACActctatttatttaatgcatcataaatatgttCTAAAATGTttgtaatattaatatcaatattaatatatatatatatatttgcattATAGCAAAAATATACTTAAATTATCACATACTATAAGAAAATGGTGATATATACACACCTATCTATACTTATGGTCGATTATGTAGGCTTATGTTTTAAACTatacattaatatatgcGTATACATTATCACAATGTTTATACATacatgcatacatataattatatgctaGATATTCATATAAGGCTCAACATTATATGTGTGTAAATTTTCcccatatatatgtgcaaaTGAAATAGATGGGAATAATTGTCTCATAAATGATCTCTATACAGAATCGCTTTATGgttattttcttatatCAATCTTCTTTATACATATCCACAAAATGTGAATAAATGTAATTAacagtatatataaaaaattattataaaagtgtttatatgcatatacgtataataacaatataaatatagtatTTCAAAAAACATGCACTGTACAAAATTAGATAATATCGACCCTTCAAATAGGGaatacaataataaaaaatgtgaaatatatataattcatgaatagttataaatatatatgtagacttgtgtaaaataatataaagtGGATACCAAgaaaatcatttttattttatattttactttcaaggtatatattattcaatAAACATATGCAATCAAATTGGTCATAGATCACGTTGATCgaaaatgtattaaattattataatatatatataatgaaccacacacacacatacacacttaatataaataagcatattaatatttatagaataaaactgtttacaaaaaatatagaaaatcttccaaaaaaaaaaacaataaaataaaattaaaaaatatactattttatattatcatttagtatatttttatataagaaaaaaatattgaataattttttgtaaaaactAAAGAACAAATTAGTGTACAAATATCTACAAAGATTGCTTTACacataaatgaaaaagtgaacaaataaatgatcAAATTGGGGGTATATGCAAAAGAAATAAGCAAAAATTaagagaaaataataataataagttcataaaaaaatgcagaaaaaaaattgtgaaaaaattaatggaATAAAATACTTCAGAAACAATTATATCTGAACATACAGATTAACAACCAACATAAAGGCTTGCTTCATTCTgtgtattttatatgcattgGGGGAATATGTATTATGTTTCTAGctgatattataaattaaaacatatcTACCATGAAATCTTAAACccttatttaaaaatataaaactattatatgtagtattataataaaaatatatgaaaaagttAATGgggaaaaattataaaaatacataaataaaacaatgcttatatatatttttttttcaccataaaaaacacatttacaaaaatcataggtattttgtaaaatatttcaaatatacAGAATGTgaaatattgaaaaaaaaaataaagcatatataagaggaaaaaaattgataataaGAGAATGTTGTATTATATAGAAgtacaataaataaataaaataaaaaatcgtCCTCAcatgcataaatatataataagcattattatatttatattgtcaacatatattttttttataaactaTGTAGAAAAAGGCAATTTAAAcccttaaaaaatatatgctatTGTATAGAGTCAATAATATACACAGGTATTCATACAAatctatatatgcatacatgtTACATATCACAAACATAAAACCCATACATTACACATGctaatatttgtaaaagAAATCAAAAGAACAAAAAGGCTTGCttgtaaaattatgaacataatattatatatatgtaaatattatgtagtaaaaaaaaattatttattatgccGATTATGTGTTATGTGCCACCTTCAAATAGCTTTatctattttatataaaaaatttaagtaaaataaaaaaatacattcagaaaaagaataataataaaataaaaataaaaaatttataatttgtgaATAAAAAAGCCATATAataagttttaaaaaaattcaaagtTTAGCTAcctatatatttgttcatacaattgtaaaaaaaaaaaaaagtagcGGCGTGTCATTATGCTGAAAACGGTAAAATACGTGTGcgcatacatatatttatataaaatttaaaatgcTTAAATAAGAATTAATTATCAacacaattttattaataacaCCATAGTTtactaatatataatccttagtatgtttattttccatcataaatacatattttccaAAACCATAGAACTATAACTTTAAATGTTGTTTAATTTatgacaataaaaaaaaaatatagctatTTACTCATAAATTACACAGTTATATATGTTACTTTAACAATCAATCATTGTATACATACTCTTTTTAGGACCATATAAAGATTggttgtatatatataatacattgcttagacatttttttttttttttttttcgtaaattttttttattatttcaaaaatatattattttatggctagattttttttcataatttttttttttttatttttatttaaggAACAACAACATACAAGCTTGAGGTTactataaattaattaaatatgttaaaataatgtaaaagtAATGCCTTTTCAacatcattttgtttttttattataatatataattatattgcGTTTTTTTCGAATTAGAGGGAAGTAAattccaaaaaaataaaaaatgctatttaaataatattagctattaaaatataaatgcatatagAAACAATACAATGTGTTAGCATACATATTATTCAGAAAACAAATTGtggaatataatattatattatatggagaaaaaatcaatttaataattttatttaaaaaacattttattgttttattaagtatttaaaattatggttgcttttatatttaacaaTGAACAATTTGTGAAAAATAAGGTGTGTGTTTTgctaaaataaatttatcataatttcaaatgcatatatatgttaaatataaatagaaGATACTCTTTTATACCAAACAACAAGCTTAAGTGTTGAACAATGTTGTCTTgtagtattattttattatttttaaagttaTGCTACATGTATTAAAAAtctctttatatttttataagcatttaaaaatattttttctgggctttttttatattttgttaattttataacatcAAGCTTAGCATATTTTTCAGTATTTGTTTTCCTTTGAAAAAggcaaaataaatgataagaGATTTTCCCCTGGTCATTATAAGTGTAATTAAGCGCATGTAGACATTTGTTAACAATATCACTATTAACTTTTATCTACTTAAcctttttgaatatatagtTTTCGAGGAAAATACAACATAAGACTATAAATGATCatcattaaattatataaaacataaaagtTACACCGTGattaaattattgtatCAAAATATCTCAAATGTTCTTATTTTATCACCAcgtctttatatttttaaatattttccaatttaaaaaattgtattggctattaatttaatgaaGAATGAAAATGCTGttatctttttttccatttagTTAATATTTGCAATAACAATAGGTAAAACCATAAGCATGAACTTGGTTtccattaatatatatggcAATTTTACATTGGATGCATAATAGATCCATATTGActtatgtgtatatttttcaacGCATGCATtggaatattatttttctcatatatccatatactttgtttttttaattggaaaaatttattttttgtttcattgTGTGCTAAAAagtgtataaataattttagcattatactattattcatataaatgcggtattcaaatatttttccataatgtataaagtaaaaattgatgatgaattaaataaaatttaaaataaataaaatataataagatGCCCCAGTGATATGAATGTATTTTAGTGAAGCTGCAgttttatttcaaattaaaaactttaggaacaaaataaaaaagaaatatttttatgtcatgctttaatacatatatattgctaataaaattaatgtattaaatacttatatattatataaacatatattattgtattaatttgacaatgataaatttaagtattaattaaaaataaagtgaAATTGCAATACCCGAAGGGAAATcacattatcattattttttttaaagcttCACAAGCATACATAATAGAttcatgtatatttttgttttcatgtgcatataacgtactttaaatttttaatctTAAAGTtcttacataaaaaaaaaataacaatgaaaaaggaatatttcatacattaaaaaacccattatatacataaaggAGGAAGTACAATATGAATATCAATAGTTTATCAAACGTGAAAGTTTTTATGGGTTTATCATATTAAagcattatttatattacataGTCGTAGtaacaataattataatagtaataacataattaaaattgacTAATTTAATGAACAAATTAaggatatttatttttgtttttttttaaatttatcaatattgatcgattataataattaatatgaagaataatatgaacatacccaataatattaacaataacatgaataataactataacaatgaaaattataataatgttaaTAACAACTCCAGAAGcatcataaataataatttaaacatGCCTGCaggaataaataatatggcAAGCAATATGAATGATAGACCtaataatatgaagaaCTTCCCTAACGGGGTAAATGGcctaaataataatattggcAATATTAACAACCTTAATAAAATGCATAATCCGATTGGGAAAATCCATGgacatattaataatatgggtgctatgaataataatataaagcaTGGTGtgcaaaatattataaatggCATGCCAAGTGggataaataatatgcattcCAATTTGAATAACATCcctgataatataaaaaacatggCAAATGCCATGAATCCCATACCAAATAACATAAATGACATTAGGGTGAATGCAAATTATCCCATGAACAATATGAATACAAATGtcaattcaaataataacgTTAATATTCCAAATGATATGAAACACAGAATTAGAGTAAACAGCTCTGAAATAACTAACAATGTGaactttaaaaatatgatgaataacaataataatgccCATTATGGTGCTCCTGATAATTCAAACagaaatatgttttatgtaaatgacatgaaaaatgttgacaataatgttataaatatacataataaaagaaatagtACTGCTAAAGAAaagcaaaataatattcctCAATTTCGAGAAAAGGAATATCTTGAAAATGTGGGACATAGAGATaagtatttattaaataaaaatgaaactgacaaaatttatttacaaaataaacaattaaataatatgaatcaGGGAAATATCCAAAACATCAATAATAGCAATACGAGAAAAAGTAGTACAGGAAGTATTAACCGGATGATTAACAATAGTGTGCAAAacacaataaatataaattctaataataatataaacccAGTGACCAATattggaaataataatgataccaataataatattcttcaaaggaatatgaaaaatatagaaaatggcGGAATGCATAACCCCTTAAATATGAATCAAATGAATCCaatgaatttaaataaaaattttaatttcagTTCGAATGATCcacataattttaatataaacgGTGTAGcagataataaaatgaataacaAGTTTAAAGATCCAAATTAcaacaatataaataaaaatattaatgtaCCATTTAACGAAGAGCCAAAATATGATCCATATAACTTAGGAAACAACATTAATCGAAACAATGGAAATAATGGTATTATGGTAGAAAAAAGTATGAACAATGCAGACCATTCTTTTTCAAAACAACATAATAGTGGCATGTTTGATGTTAAAGCACACAAAGGGAAAGAAAATTTTGgaggaataaaaaatatgaataatgcaaataaaGTTGGCCAAGacattataaatttgtctacaacaaatatgcaaaaattaaatgaaaaaaatcaaaaagcaaatggaaataataataattttatgggAAACAACGtaccaaaaaatatggaaaatgcagatttatataaattacagatgaattatgataaattaaatcCAAATGatccaaataattataatgattttataaaagaaaacagcaaaggaaaatatatatctggaaacaaatataatactaATGCAAATACTATAGGAGGAGATccatcaaaaaatataatacaaaaaatggaaaatgaattaataaataaaaaatttaacaccatcaataataataatgaaaatggtTCAAATGGTCATatgaatgaaaatatgatatatgaAGAGATcaagaaaatgaataacgcatcttttgaaaaaatggtTGGGAATGATATGCTCATGTTTAATGGGCATCGTTCCATGGAAAATGGAATAAATCAAATGGTTAATATGCAGGGTTTTAGAGATATGAAAAACATTCTTAGCATAAACAATTATCGTATGGCAAACGATAACGATCCTAgatcaaatgaaaaaaacaataatatgttCAATAATCAGAGACCTAGTTTCGAAGGCTATAATGGGACAGAAAATCTAAAAGGAACAGGAAATGAATTTGAAGagaaaaaacgaaaaaaaaaaagagaaaaaaaaaatgaaatggaaaaaaacgaaaaaaatggattgAACcgtgataaaaatttagatgacaaaaatacaataaatcAACTCATGGAATATAATGGTTTTATGCATactttaaatgaaaataatgagaGTGGTGAAATTGgccaaaatataaaaaataattcatttgaTGATATTTCTAAAAACTATATACAAGGGCAAAGTATAGGCAATGATGAAAAGGAATTAAATATAGACTccaatttaaatgaaagcatgaaaaaagaaaattatgaatatattagaaaacaaaatatgtttgaaaattatgaaaatatgaataatttaaaaaatgcatttttGGAAGGAGatcaaaatatgttaaataataatgatatctttaataaaataaatttcaaatttcaaaaaaaaaaaagtgatgATTCATATGAAAATGCAAATATGTTTCCAAATGGTCAAAACGATGAAGATAAAAAGTTAATGGTATTGTCTCGATTGTTTGGGAATGTTATGGGTgaaaatgcaaataataataacaatgatgataatacacaaacacaaaatgaaaataatatgaataataatggcAAATTGTCCAATATTCGAAAAATGAATAGCAATACTCTTGAACTAGAgttgtataaaaatatgcctCTAGATACTatgttaaataaattaaactTAGATAAGAATAttcttaatatattaaaagataaaataaataatattaacagAAACattaatgtaaatatatgttcTACTCCCATGGAAACACCAGAAGAACCaattaaaatggaaaatatagacttattaaaattaataaatttatttgatgaatttttaaattggtctgaaaataatttatatcaaattaagtcgcaattatataatattgcattttgtttattattagaattatatatattaatattagcAAATAGATTTTCCATGCTAAtagattttaaaaataaatatttaaagaacTTCGAAGCCTACCATCCCGTAATTAAATTTCTATCCAATTGTGTTAGTTTGAATcaaatttttgaaatttcTCTTCTTCGttttaaagaaaagaatGCCAAGCACATCGCTTACATGAACAAGTAATACCCTCTTTTCAATTATcctcattaaaaaaatccaTATTTTATCAGTTATACTTCGCACGATTTGATGTGCATATCTGTATTATCACCTTCATTgacatatatgcataaactttttttcttaGATTGGGGAAAGCATCTCTCATGCATTATTTAAGTGTCTATGGGAGTATtccattatataatttaattatgactaaaataaaaataatagaaatagatgatgcaaataaaaattttaatttttttcatgaatttatttctatgaattttttatataatggaAATTTAAACTACCCAGTTCAATGGAATTTACCttctatttattttattaaagaCGTATCAGAAACTCAAAATGTAgggaagaaaataaaaacatccATATATTACTTCATGATCATGTTTATGtttgatataattttatgataaaaaattatatattactatttctatatattccatttttatcgatatatttacatatttctttaaaaatttcaGGATGATAACATAAAATCTACAAAGgataaagaagaaaattgCTATGTTccaaatgaaaatagtgatgcttattattactataagtatataataaaaatgcagGCAGATAATCGATTAAaagttacaaaaaataggaTGCCAAGTATGTTATATTACTGCTTGAACAATTGTACCGATATGACTTGTGCAGAAATTTCATCATTTGATGGATCATTAGTTGCTACTGCtcattcaaataatataataaaactatggaatatcaaaaaatcgcaaatgaataaaataaaagaaaaacaaaaagataTGGAAATTGATAATAACGAAAATGTAgacgaaataaaaaattatagtaatatagaagaaaataaaccagattctatatatttagatGATCAAGATGAAAATGGAATAGCTAAATTATATggaaatatgcataatgtATCTAGTTTATCTTTTGgagaaacaaataaaattttattatcaggaaatttaaatggtgatatatatttatatagtaCAATAAGTAATAGAAATTATGTTAAATATTCAGGTGGACATACACCTATATGGTCTATAGATACAGCTTTTTTaggttattttttttgtacaaGTGAGGATGATGGAAATCTAAGAATTTATTCAACTAATAAAACATACCCTCTTgtaacatataaatataattgtacATCAAACATATGCAAATATCACTACAATAATACGATCGTTGCAAGTGGATATTATGGTATACATCTTTTCAGCTTTACTTTgcatatatgaaataaaaatagctattttataatagctattttataatagctattttatgattagtcaaatataaatttatacatttttctcTTCTTTATATCCAGATAATTATGTTCATTTGTACGACGTTAGAATGAACTCCTTTATAAAAAGATTTAAGAATAATTACCCAAGTAGTCATGGAGTGACTTCTTTGagtttttcaaaaaatggaagACTTCTTTCTTTTGGAGGTATTATTTCATTGATTTTATCAGCTTGGCGATTTGCTTATAACTttctaatatatatataaagggATAAATGATGcatgtttatttatatttgcatatttgctatatattttagaaTTGACATAATgtaatgcatattatttcgAGTTTTGTGcacatatatgaatatatattttttttatttttaatcatATTATAGGAGGATACACAAATAACATAAATGTTATAGACCTTGTAGCtgataaatttattgaTGTCGAACCAAAGCAGTTTATTAATACCAAGGGATATAGTATGGGGGATTATTATAGTAGTTCAAAATCCGAAGAGAATCATTTAGGTTTTTATCCTTTGCCGAATGAAagtgaaaaattattaatgcataaaaatattgacgAGTAtgaagataaaatattaagtaTCGATTTTAGTTATGACAACAATCTTTTAGTTTCCATGTCTTGTGATAGTCACAtagatttttataattgttcGAAAGGTTAGAATATGAGaaaattacataaaaaaacaaacacATAAAATTCTTTATTCCCATAGATTAcagatatatattaattaccACCACAtgttttttacatatatgcttttattttcatgcCTTTTTAGCATCGAAAGAATTAAAGAATCCCCTCGCAGAGAAAAAACGAATTAAATCAGGAAaagacaataaaaataatagtccATATGTCCGATTGTCGAAATCATATGGTGTTAATTATTCGAATTTAATATCTGCGAAGTTTACACCAGAAAATGTTCTTCTTTTATTCGGTAAATAACATGTTTCTTtacgaaataaatattttattaatcaaaatatatgcacttatatacataatgcATTTACACACACCTTTTTCTCTTTAGGAATTAATACCTTAATATGATAGCAAGATAATCAGTTCAATTATTTTCTCAATTTCctccattttttgtttcaatgtttttttagaccaatatattgttaaataatttttttttgtagcacatttatattaagaTAAATTCCactaattttataattggggtgtttagaaaatttatgtgcatatatatatttttatatctacttccgaattttcttttttaaatttacattttttctacatccacttttataaaaatcatttgtattttttgatatattcgCATTTCACAacccattttttttcatgtatTATCCATATTCCTATAtggtatataaataaacactattttaatgtatttgattaatattacatttaaaagttaaaaaaaaaacaacataGAATAAATTTCCatgatttatattatatttataactatgtacaaaattatttctttattttttaaaatttttttaatattaaaaacggtgtagaaaataatattttaacaataattaaatacTATTATATTACATCTATTTATAGTACAAATGAATGTTATAtcttaatgaaaaaatggaaaaaataaaa
This sequence is a window from Plasmodium chabaudi chabaudi strain AS genome assembly, chromosome: 7. Protein-coding genes within it:
- a CDS encoding WD repeat-containing protein, putative — encoded protein: MKNNMNIPNNINNNMNNNYNNENYNNVNNNSRSIINNNLNMPAGINNMASNMNDRPNNMKNFPNGVNGLNNNIGNINNLNKMHNPIGKIHGHINNMGAMNNNIKHGVQNIINGMPSGINNMHSNLNNIPDNIKNMANAMNPIPNNINDIRVNANYPMNNMNTNVNSNNNVNIPNDMKHRIRVNSSEITNNVNFKNMMNNNNNAHYGAPDNSNRNMFYVNDMKNVDNNVINIHNKRNSTAKEKQNNIPQFREKEYLENVGHRDKYLLNKNETDKIYLQNKQLNNMNQGNIQNINNSNTRKSSTGSINRMINNSVQNTININSNNNINPVTNIGNNNDTNNNILQRNMKNIENGGMHNPLNMNQMNPMNLNKNFNFSSNDPHNFNINGVADNKMNNKFKDPNYNNINKNINVPFNEEPKYDPYNLGNNINRNNGNNGIMVEKSMNNADHSFSKQHNSGMFDVKAHKGKENFGGIKNMNNANKVGQDIINLSTTNMQKLNEKNQKANGNNNNFMGNNVPKNMENADLYKLQMNYDKLNPNDPNNYNDFIKENSKGKYISGNKYNTNANTIGGDPSKNIIQKMENELINKKFNTINNNNENGSNGHMNENMIYEEIKKMNNASFEKMVGNDMLMFNGHRSMENGINQMVNMQGFRDMKNILSINNYRMANDNDPRSNEKNNNMFNNQRPSFEGYNGTENLKGTGNEFEEKKRKKKREKKNEMEKNEKNGLNRDKNLDDKNTINQLMEYNGFMHTLNENNESGEIGQNIKNNSFDDISKNYIQGQSIGNDEKELNIDSNLNESMKKENYEYIRKQNMFENYENMNNLKNAFLEGDQNMLNNNDIFNKINFKFQKKKSDDSYENANMFPNGQNDEDKKLMVLSRLFGNVMGENANNNNNDDNTQTQNENNMNNNGKLSNIRKMNSNTLELELYKNMPLDTMLNKLNLDKNILNILKDKINNINRNINVNICSTPMETPEEPIKMENIDLLKLINLFDEFLNWSENNLYQIKSQLYNIAFCLLLELYILILANRFSMLIDFKNKYLKNFEAYHPVIKFLSNCVSLNQIFEISLLRFKEKNAKHIAYMNKLGKASLMHYLSVYGSIPLYNLIMTKIKIIEIDDANKNFNFFHEFISMNFLYNGNLNYPVQWNLPSIYFIKDVSETQNDDNIKSTKDKEENCYVPNENSDAYYYYKYIIKMQADNRLKVTKNRMPSMLYYCLNNCTDMTCAEISSFDGSLVATAHSNNIIKLWNIKKSQMNKIKEKQKDMEIDNNENVDEIKNYSNIEENKPDSIYLDDQDENGIAKLYGNMHNVSSLSFGETNKILLSGNLNGDIYLYSTISNRNYVKYSGGHTPIWSIDTAFLGYFFCTSEDDGNLRIYSTNKTYPLVTYKYNCTSNICKYHYNNTIVASGYYDNYVHLYDVRMNSFIKRFKNNYPSSHGVTSLSFSKNGRLLSFGGGYTNNINVIDLVADKFIDVEPKQFINTKGYSMGDYYSSSKSEENHLGFYPLPNESEKLLMHKNIDEYEDKILSIDFSYDNNLLVSMSCDSHIDFYNCSKASKELKNPLAEKKRIKSGKDNKNNSPYVRLSKSYGVNYSNLISAKFTPENVLLLFGINTLI